One Streptomyces coeruleorubidus DNA segment encodes these proteins:
- a CDS encoding peptidoglycan recognition protein family protein, producing the protein MATPLTAARLVAALKAEGCAVHEVGGWRTNNRNHKGPWGPVHGVMIHHTVTGPGTDVVELIYHGHSALPGPLATGCITKDGVVHLTGNGRANHAGGGDGDVLDAVIGESYGTYPPATHEHDGSAGAVDGNARFYGWECENKGDGKDPWPTAQYIAIVKATAAVCRAHGWGPKSAIGHLEWSDWKVDPRGFDMADFRRDVAEALALPAGLWEGEDPMPQYVNLGISGGYRLAPGAWDSIEFATEWADETGDHATGGSVFARGPARFSGSVSLHIDGLPTGAVVQARMSEYQGDQHRADHPIHEIVGTGGGTFAVVPLTKRLPSGRSMRVRLLNQAAAPVTVASAVLTVLVWKET; encoded by the coding sequence ATGGCCACCCCGCTCACCGCCGCCCGGCTCGTCGCCGCGCTGAAGGCCGAGGGCTGCGCCGTTCACGAGGTCGGCGGATGGCGCACCAACAACCGTAACCACAAGGGTCCGTGGGGTCCCGTGCACGGGGTGATGATCCACCACACCGTCACCGGGCCCGGCACGGACGTCGTCGAGCTGATCTACCACGGCCACAGCGCCCTGCCCGGTCCGCTCGCCACCGGATGCATCACCAAGGACGGCGTCGTCCACCTGACCGGCAACGGCCGGGCCAACCACGCCGGTGGCGGCGACGGTGACGTGCTCGATGCCGTCATCGGCGAGTCGTACGGCACCTACCCGCCCGCGACGCACGAGCACGACGGCTCGGCGGGCGCGGTCGACGGCAACGCCCGTTTCTACGGCTGGGAGTGCGAGAACAAGGGCGACGGCAAGGATCCGTGGCCGACTGCCCAGTACATCGCCATCGTCAAGGCCACCGCCGCGGTCTGCCGCGCGCACGGCTGGGGCCCCAAGAGCGCGATCGGACACCTGGAATGGAGCGACTGGAAGGTCGACCCGCGCGGATTCGACATGGCCGACTTCCGCCGTGACGTCGCCGAGGCCCTGGCCCTCCCGGCGGGCCTGTGGGAAGGAGAGGACCCCATGCCCCAGTACGTCAACCTCGGTATCTCCGGGGGATATCGGCTCGCGCCCGGAGCCTGGGACTCGATCGAGTTCGCCACGGAGTGGGCCGACGAGACCGGCGACCACGCCACCGGCGGGAGCGTATTCGCCCGTGGCCCGGCCCGGTTCAGCGGGAGCGTCAGCCTCCACATAGACGGACTGCCGACGGGTGCGGTCGTCCAGGCGCGCATGTCGGAATACCAGGGCGACCAGCACCGCGCGGACCATCCCATCCACGAGATCGTCGGCACCGGGGGCGGCACCTTCGCGGTCGTGCCCCTGACGAAGCGGCTCCCGTCGGGCCGGAGCATGCGGGTGCGGCTGCTGAACCAGGCCGCCGCCCCGGTCACCGTCGCCAGCGCGGTGCTGACCGTGCTGGTGTGGAAGGAGACCTAG
- a CDS encoding FAD-binding and (Fe-S)-binding domain-containing protein — protein MGALDLPEPVVRDGAAPPVDVKALEAALRERVDGEVRFDGGSRAAYSTDASNFRQTPIGVVVPRTPEAAVEAVAVAREHGAPVLSRGGGTSLAGQCTNTAVVIDWSKYCNRLESVDADGRTCVVQPGIVLDELNRRLAPTGLRYGPEPATHPNCTIGGMIGNNSCATAQATGKVVDNIARLEVGRARLLFEMLDGHGDSAIQEGWRSQEVKDALDLCLACKGCKRDCPADVDMATYKAEFLSHHYQGRPWRRPRSDLSMGWLPVLAQAVGRTRLGPVVNALTHTAPASKAAVAVAGVADREVPLFAGRTLQQWFGELEPRGDGWRGTVLLWPDTFTNHFHPHIGRAAVALLGHAGWRVELPTEPLCCGLTWISTGQLGIAERVLTRTVRRLAGHVRAGGLVVALEPSCAAVFRSDAAEMFPGDRDVRRLREKTVTLAELLTEHSPGYEPSRVPERSARALAQVHCHQHAVLGWDADRELLRRAGVDAERLEAGCCGLAGNFGFERGHLDVSEACAERALLPRLRAEDEATVVLADGFSCRTQIHEFDSGGHEGVHLAELLASALPGAPGSAYGVAPGARPAPPARRARALALAGAGLAAAGAGARLVRGLRR, from the coding sequence GTGGGCGCGCTGGACCTGCCGGAACCGGTCGTCCGTGACGGGGCCGCACCGCCCGTCGACGTCAAGGCGCTGGAGGCGGCGTTGCGCGAGCGGGTCGACGGTGAGGTGCGGTTCGACGGGGGGAGCCGGGCCGCGTACTCGACGGACGCGTCCAACTTCCGGCAGACGCCGATCGGGGTCGTGGTGCCGCGCACGCCCGAGGCGGCGGTGGAGGCGGTGGCCGTGGCGCGCGAGCACGGGGCGCCGGTGCTGTCGCGGGGCGGTGGGACGAGCCTGGCCGGGCAGTGCACCAACACCGCCGTGGTGATCGACTGGTCGAAGTACTGCAACCGGCTGGAGTCCGTGGACGCCGACGGCCGTACCTGTGTCGTGCAGCCCGGCATCGTCCTGGACGAACTCAACCGGCGGCTCGCACCCACCGGCCTGCGCTACGGCCCCGAGCCCGCCACCCACCCCAACTGCACCATCGGCGGCATGATCGGCAACAACTCCTGCGCCACCGCCCAGGCGACCGGCAAGGTCGTCGACAACATCGCCCGCCTGGAGGTGGGACGCGCCCGGCTGCTGTTCGAGATGCTCGACGGGCACGGCGACAGCGCGATACAGGAGGGCTGGCGTTCGCAGGAGGTCAAGGACGCCCTCGATCTGTGCCTGGCGTGCAAGGGCTGCAAGAGGGACTGCCCGGCCGATGTCGACATGGCCACCTACAAGGCGGAATTCCTGTCCCACCACTACCAGGGCCGGCCCTGGCGCCGGCCCCGCTCGGACCTGTCGATGGGCTGGCTGCCGGTGCTCGCCCAGGCGGTCGGACGCACCCGGCTCGGCCCGGTCGTCAACGCGCTCACCCACACCGCGCCTGCGTCGAAGGCGGCCGTCGCCGTGGCCGGGGTGGCGGACCGGGAGGTGCCGCTGTTCGCCGGGCGGACGCTCCAGCAGTGGTTCGGGGAGCTCGAGCCCCGCGGCGACGGGTGGCGCGGGACGGTCCTGCTGTGGCCCGACACCTTCACCAACCACTTCCACCCGCACATCGGCCGGGCCGCTGTCGCACTGCTGGGACACGCGGGCTGGCGGGTCGAGCTGCCCACCGAGCCGCTGTGCTGCGGGCTGACCTGGATCTCCACCGGCCAGCTCGGCATCGCCGAACGCGTCCTGACCCGGACCGTGCGCCGGCTCGCCGGGCACGTCCGGGCGGGTGGTCTCGTGGTCGCGCTGGAGCCGAGCTGCGCGGCCGTGTTCCGCTCCGACGCGGCCGAGATGTTCCCCGGCGACCGCGACGTGCGCCGGCTGCGCGAAAAGACGGTGACCCTCGCCGAACTGCTCACCGAACACTCCCCCGGCTACGAGCCCTCGCGGGTGCCCGAGCGGTCCGCGCGGGCCCTGGCGCAGGTGCACTGCCACCAGCACGCGGTGCTCGGCTGGGACGCCGACCGGGAGCTGCTGCGCCGGGCGGGGGTCGACGCGGAGCGGCTGGAGGCGGGCTGCTGCGGGCTGGCCGGGAACTTCGGCTTCGAGCGCGGGCATCTCGACGTCAGCGAGGCGTGCGCGGAGCGCGCGCTGCTGCCGCGGCTGCGCGCCGAGGACGAGGCGACCGTGGTCCTGGCCGACGGTTTCAGCTGCCGTACGCAGATCCACGAGTTCGACAGCGGCGGCCACGAGGGCGTGCACCTGGCGGAGCTGCTGGCCTCGGCCCTGCCCGGCGCCCCGGGCAGCGCGTACGGCGTCGCCCCGGGCGCCCGCCCCGCGCCCCCGGCCCGGCGGGCCCGGGCTCTCGCGCTGGCCGGCGCCGGGCTGGCCGCAGCCGGTGCCGGTGCCAGGCTGGTCCGCGGATTGCGACGCTGA
- a CDS encoding hemolysin family protein — protein sequence MSAANALLGLLAVFVLTAGTGYFVAQEFAYVSADRLTLAREAEAGDKKAARALRVLERLSFMLSGAQLGITVTGLVVGFIAEPSVSALLRPALSGLGLPGAAVSGVSVTLAFVLATVVQMVLGELAPKNLAIAVPERLAKALAPSTLAYLKVVGPVVHVFDSAANKLLRKAGIEPVEELHHGATLEELGHLIGESHEQGALPKDTAALLDHALEFSERTLDEVMVPRADAVFVRKDAGADEAVGLIAEHGHSNYPVLGDHPDDIVGVLGVRELMALPAARLAGASAGEVARRPLLLPDTLALPDAVTRMREQDDEFAVVLDEHGGVAGIVTYEDIAEELVGDIADESDKVTVLAIADGDGWLVDAGRRLDEVAEATGVRLPEDDDYDTVAGLVVDRLGRFPTVGDRVTVELPEGGRAVIDVRTLDRHVADRVRISPFVDAEEAEEAEEMA from the coding sequence GTGAGTGCCGCGAACGCCCTCCTGGGCCTGCTCGCCGTGTTCGTGCTGACCGCCGGCACCGGCTACTTCGTCGCCCAGGAGTTCGCCTACGTCTCCGCGGACCGGCTCACCCTCGCGCGCGAGGCCGAGGCCGGGGACAAGAAGGCCGCCCGCGCCCTGCGGGTCCTGGAGCGGCTGTCGTTCATGCTGTCGGGCGCGCAGCTCGGCATCACCGTCACCGGCCTGGTCGTCGGCTTCATCGCCGAGCCGTCGGTGTCCGCGCTGCTCAGGCCCGCCCTGTCCGGGCTCGGCCTGCCCGGCGCGGCCGTGAGCGGCGTCTCCGTGACGCTGGCCTTCGTCCTGGCCACGGTCGTGCAGATGGTGCTGGGCGAGCTGGCCCCGAAGAACCTCGCCATCGCCGTGCCGGAGCGGCTGGCGAAGGCGCTGGCCCCGTCGACGCTGGCGTATCTGAAGGTCGTGGGCCCTGTCGTACACGTCTTCGACAGCGCCGCGAACAAGCTGCTGCGCAAGGCCGGCATCGAGCCGGTCGAGGAGCTGCATCACGGCGCCACGCTGGAGGAGCTGGGCCATCTGATCGGCGAGTCGCACGAGCAGGGCGCCCTGCCCAAGGACACCGCCGCGCTGCTGGACCACGCGCTGGAATTCTCCGAGCGCACCCTCGACGAGGTGATGGTGCCGCGCGCCGACGCCGTCTTCGTCCGCAAGGACGCCGGCGCCGACGAGGCGGTCGGCCTGATCGCCGAGCACGGCCACTCCAACTACCCCGTCCTCGGCGACCACCCGGACGACATCGTGGGCGTGCTCGGCGTGCGCGAGCTGATGGCGCTGCCTGCCGCCCGCCTCGCCGGCGCGAGTGCCGGTGAGGTGGCCCGGCGGCCGCTACTGCTGCCGGACACGCTCGCGCTGCCCGACGCGGTGACGCGGATGCGGGAGCAGGACGACGAGTTCGCGGTCGTCCTCGACGAGCACGGCGGCGTGGCGGGCATCGTCACGTACGAGGACATCGCCGAGGAACTGGTCGGCGACATCGCGGACGAGTCCGACAAGGTGACCGTGCTCGCCATCGCGGACGGCGACGGCTGGCTGGTGGACGCCGGCCGCCGGCTGGACGAGGTGGCCGAGGCCACCGGTGTCCGGCTGCCGGAGGACGACGACTACGACACCGTGGCCGGACTGGTCGTGGACCGGCTCGGCCGCTTCCCGACGGTCGGCGACCGGGTCACGGTCGAGCTGCCCGAAGGCGGCCGCGCCGTGATCGACGTCCGCACGCTGGACCGGCACGTGGCCGACCGCGTCCGGATTAGTCCGTTCGTGGACGCCGAGGAAGCCGAAGAAGCCGAGGAGATGGCGTGA
- a CDS encoding IS630 family transposase, translating into MGDSRLQPLVLSEDERLVLQGWAKRRTTAQGLAKRARIVLACADGLNNTAVAARLDTDRGTVSRWRTRFLQRRLDGLSDELRPGVPRTITDAQVEEVVVRTLEEVPEGATHWSKRELARRVGISPTSVLRIWRAFGLQPWRTETFKISPDPLLIDKIRDVVGLYLAPPANAAVFAVDEKPQIQALERTAPVLPMVPGIPERRSFDYVRHGTVDLFAALNTATGKVIGKLSAQHRAVDFRDFLDEIDRQTDPGLAVHVICDNLSAHKAPVVHKWLLAHPRFELHFTPTYSSWINQVERWFAELQRRCLERGVFCSLDELKTALEDWIKTWNEQARPFKWTKTADQIIDRICRYCDRISGPGH; encoded by the coding sequence ATGGGGGACAGCAGGCTGCAACCGCTGGTGTTATCCGAGGACGAGCGGCTGGTGTTGCAGGGGTGGGCCAAACGGCGGACAACCGCGCAGGGTCTGGCCAAGCGGGCACGGATCGTGCTGGCGTGCGCGGACGGGCTGAACAACACCGCGGTGGCCGCGCGGCTGGACACTGATCGGGGGACCGTGAGCCGGTGGCGGACCAGATTTCTGCAGCGCCGTCTCGATGGTCTGTCCGACGAGCTGCGTCCCGGCGTGCCCCGCACCATCACCGACGCCCAGGTGGAAGAGGTGGTGGTGCGCACGCTGGAAGAGGTGCCCGAGGGCGCCACCCACTGGTCGAAGCGGGAGTTGGCCCGGCGGGTGGGGATCTCGCCGACGAGTGTGCTGCGGATCTGGCGGGCCTTCGGGCTGCAGCCCTGGCGCACGGAGACCTTCAAGATTTCTCCGGACCCGCTGCTGATCGACAAGATCCGTGACGTGGTCGGACTGTATCTCGCCCCGCCGGCGAACGCGGCCGTCTTCGCGGTCGACGAGAAGCCGCAGATCCAGGCCCTGGAACGGACAGCTCCGGTACTGCCGATGGTCCCGGGCATCCCCGAGCGGCGCAGCTTCGACTACGTCCGGCACGGCACCGTGGACCTGTTCGCCGCCCTGAACACCGCCACCGGCAAGGTGATCGGCAAGCTGTCCGCGCAGCACCGGGCCGTGGACTTCCGCGACTTCCTCGACGAGATCGACCGCCAGACCGATCCCGGCCTGGCGGTCCACGTGATCTGCGACAACCTCTCCGCCCACAAGGCGCCGGTGGTCCACAAGTGGCTTCTGGCCCATCCCCGGTTCGAGCTGCATTTCACCCCGACTTACTCGTCCTGGATCAACCAGGTCGAGCGGTGGTTCGCCGAACTACAGCGGCGCTGCCTCGAACGCGGCGTGTTCTGCTCACTCGACGAGCTCAAGACCGCCCTCGAGGACTGGATCAAGACCTGGAACGAGCAGGCCCGGCCCTTCAAGTGGACCAAGACCGCAGACCAGATCATCGACCGCATCTGCCGCTACTGCGACAGGATCTCCGGACCGGGACACTAG
- a CDS encoding acyltransferase family protein: protein MSDTVTTVRPAAEEDRASRGREQGAAARPVRQRDAFFDNAKYLAIVLVAVGHAWEPLRPGSRAVTALYMFVYAFHMPAFIIVSGYFSRTFDGTPGRLKRLVTGVAVPYVVFETAYTLFTRWTSQDPDRPVSLLDPLYLTWFLAALFVWRLTTPLWRHVRRPLPTALVVAMLATLSPSIGHDLDLQRTLQFLPYFVFGLLLRPEHFRLVRRRTVRILAVPVAGCALGVAYWAVPRMNYAWFFHADSARELAAPFWYGPVMTLAAFGCSAVLVACFLAWVPGRRTWFTALGAGTLYGYLLHGFVAQAAKHWGWYEPAWVHRPVGAVAAALVAAVVVTALCTSPVRRVFRCVTEPGMAWAFGRANAVPRPGDARG, encoded by the coding sequence GTGAGTGACACGGTGACGACGGTCCGCCCGGCGGCCGAGGAGGACCGGGCCTCCCGGGGAAGGGAGCAGGGGGCGGCGGCCCGGCCGGTGCGGCAGCGGGACGCGTTCTTCGACAACGCCAAGTACCTGGCGATCGTGCTGGTGGCCGTGGGACACGCCTGGGAGCCGCTGCGGCCCGGCAGCAGGGCCGTCACGGCCCTCTACATGTTCGTCTACGCCTTCCACATGCCGGCGTTCATCATCGTCTCCGGATACTTCTCGCGCACCTTCGACGGGACCCCGGGCCGCCTCAAACGCCTGGTCACCGGTGTCGCCGTGCCGTACGTGGTGTTCGAGACGGCGTACACCCTGTTCACCCGGTGGACCAGCCAGGACCCCGACCGCCCGGTCAGCCTGCTGGATCCCCTGTATCTGACCTGGTTCCTGGCGGCGCTGTTCGTCTGGCGGCTGACGACGCCCCTGTGGCGGCATGTGCGCCGGCCGCTGCCGACGGCCCTCGTCGTCGCGATGCTGGCGACGCTCTCGCCGTCCATCGGCCACGACCTCGACCTCCAGCGCACCCTCCAGTTCCTGCCGTACTTCGTGTTCGGCCTGCTGCTGCGGCCGGAGCACTTCCGGCTGGTGCGCCGGCGCACGGTGCGGATCCTCGCCGTGCCGGTGGCCGGGTGCGCCCTGGGGGTGGCGTACTGGGCGGTGCCGCGGATGAACTACGCGTGGTTCTTCCACGCCGACAGCGCCCGGGAACTGGCCGCCCCGTTCTGGTACGGGCCCGTGATGACGCTGGCCGCCTTCGGCTGCTCGGCCGTCCTGGTCGCCTGTTTCCTCGCCTGGGTGCCCGGGCGCCGGACGTGGTTCACCGCGCTGGGCGCGGGCACGCTGTACGGCTATCTGCTGCACGGATTCGTCGCGCAGGCCGCCAAGCACTGGGGCTGGTACGAGCCTGCCTGGGTCCACCGGCCCGTCGGCGCGGTCGCCGCCGCCCTGGTCGCGGCCGTGGTCGTCACGGCGCTGTGCACGTCGCCCGTGCGGCGTGTCTTCCGCTGCGTGACGGAACCGGGGATGGCGTGGGCCTTCGGCAGGGCGAACGCGGTCCCGCGGCCGGGCGATGCCCGTGGGTGA
- a CDS encoding MarR family winged helix-turn-helix transcriptional regulator, whose product MADHQQHPADLPECPSAEGGGLLPAELRAWMLLLAATGAVEQRLRAVVKEKLDVSHDEFLILCLLAEQPEGGLRMTRVAELLGRPKTRLTYQIACLQHAGLVTRRSVCGDKRGVEVTLTDKARGLLTEASGPLAETVTQSLARFMGPDQREALCALVPDLAKE is encoded by the coding sequence ATGGCCGACCACCAGCAGCACCCCGCCGACCTGCCTGAATGTCCGTCCGCCGAGGGCGGCGGACTGCTGCCGGCCGAGCTGCGCGCCTGGATGCTGCTGCTCGCCGCGACGGGGGCGGTGGAGCAGCGGCTGCGCGCGGTCGTGAAGGAGAAGCTGGACGTCTCGCACGACGAGTTCCTGATCCTGTGCCTGCTCGCGGAGCAGCCCGAGGGCGGCCTGCGCATGACGCGCGTCGCGGAGCTCCTGGGCCGCCCGAAGACCCGCCTCACCTACCAGATCGCCTGCCTCCAGCACGCCGGCCTCGTCACCCGCAGGTCGGTGTGCGGTGACAAACGCGGCGTCGAGGTCACCCTCACCGACAAGGCCCGAGGCCTCCTGACCGAGGCCTCCGGCCCGCTCGCCGAGACGGTGACGCAGTCCCTGGCCCGCTTCATGGGCCCGGACCAGCGTGAGGCGCTGTGCGCGCTGGTGCCGGACCTCGCGAAGGAGTGA
- a CDS encoding GNAT family N-acetyltransferase — protein sequence MSAVVHDRAGAARWVRDQRHGWEAGHRFAFAVSEVQAHATEGELVGHAVLKNVTPGASSAEVGHWTAAHARGRGVAPRALRALTDWAFTTFADGGLTRLELLHQADNTASCRVAQKCGYELSALRPAAPPAFPLEGHLHARARDL from the coding sequence GTGAGCGCGGTCGTGCACGACCGCGCCGGAGCGGCACGGTGGGTTCGGGACCAGCGACACGGATGGGAAGCAGGGCACCGTTTCGCGTTCGCCGTCTCGGAGGTCCAAGCCCACGCCACCGAGGGTGAGTTGGTGGGGCACGCGGTCCTCAAGAACGTCACCCCCGGAGCCTCGTCGGCGGAGGTCGGTCACTGGACCGCGGCGCATGCGCGCGGCCGGGGCGTGGCTCCCCGGGCCCTGCGGGCGCTGACGGACTGGGCCTTCACCACCTTCGCCGACGGCGGCCTGACCCGCCTGGAGCTGCTGCACCAGGCGGACAACACGGCCTCGTGCCGCGTCGCGCAGAAGTGCGGATACGAACTGTCTGCCCTGCGGCCTGCGGCGCCACCCGCGTTCCCGCTCGAAGGTCACCTGCACGCCCGCGCACGTGACCTCTGA
- a CDS encoding YceI family protein — MTVAVETGLWQLDATASTVGIRHKTMWGLVTVKGTFGAISGSGEVRPDGSAVGTLTFDVASLDTKNAKRDTHLRSADFFDADHHPEITFAARSAELRDGDQVHIVGQLTVRGVSRPLSLTARLKDGDATGLTLETEFSVDRDQFGMGWNQLGMIRGRTTVTAALRFTRATG, encoded by the coding sequence ATGACCGTCGCCGTGGAAACCGGACTGTGGCAGCTCGACGCGACCGCCTCGACCGTCGGCATCCGGCACAAGACCATGTGGGGCCTGGTCACCGTGAAGGGCACCTTCGGCGCGATCAGCGGCTCGGGTGAGGTCCGGCCCGACGGGTCCGCCGTCGGCACCCTGACCTTCGACGTCGCCTCCCTCGACACCAAGAACGCCAAGCGCGACACCCACCTGAGGTCCGCTGACTTCTTCGACGCCGACCACCACCCCGAGATCACCTTCGCGGCCCGCAGCGCCGAGCTCCGCGACGGCGACCAGGTGCACATCGTCGGTCAGCTCACCGTGCGCGGCGTCAGCAGGCCGCTGTCCCTCACCGCCCGTCTGAAGGACGGGGACGCCACGGGACTCACGCTGGAGACGGAGTTCAGCGTGGACCGAGACCAGTTCGGCATGGGCTGGAACCAGCTGGGGATGATCCGCGGCCGGACCACGGTCACCGCGGCCCTCCGCTTCACCCGGGCCACGGGCTGA
- a CDS encoding hemolysin family protein, producing the protein MSFPMAVFVTVLLLIGSGFFVAAEFALVAAKRHRMEKAAAEGRRGAGAALAGMRELSLMLAGAQLGITVCTLGLGSVSKPAISHELDPLLHKLGLPGAVSYGVAFAVAMAVVVFLHMVVGEMAPKSWAIAHPERSAMLLSPPFRAVVRTVRPLIRLLNAVSNALVRLCRVAPRDQLASVHNREQLTHLVAESERLGLISATDSELLTRSLTEPETPVAALRIPAAELTWVEGGTDVEALLRLATGLDRTRLLVRENGTVLGSVHARDALVARARGRATTARELARPVPELTEATTVADAIEVLRRRRSSLAVVRDTAGRLTGLVTLDDLLARLMQSAAAA; encoded by the coding sequence GTGAGTTTCCCGATGGCGGTCTTCGTGACCGTGCTGCTGCTGATCGGCAGCGGCTTCTTCGTGGCGGCCGAGTTCGCGCTGGTCGCCGCCAAGCGGCACCGCATGGAGAAGGCGGCGGCCGAGGGGCGGCGCGGAGCCGGGGCGGCGCTGGCCGGTATGCGCGAGCTGTCGCTGATGCTGGCCGGTGCCCAGCTGGGCATCACCGTGTGCACGCTGGGCCTGGGCTCGGTGTCGAAGCCGGCGATCTCGCACGAACTCGACCCGCTGCTGCACAAGCTGGGCCTGCCCGGTGCCGTGAGCTACGGCGTGGCGTTCGCCGTGGCGATGGCCGTGGTGGTGTTCCTGCACATGGTGGTCGGCGAGATGGCTCCCAAGTCGTGGGCGATCGCCCACCCCGAGCGTTCGGCGATGCTGCTCTCCCCGCCGTTCCGGGCCGTGGTGCGAACCGTACGGCCGCTGATCCGGCTGCTCAACGCGGTGAGCAACGCGCTGGTACGGCTGTGCCGGGTGGCCCCGCGCGACCAGCTGGCCTCGGTGCACAACCGGGAGCAGCTGACGCACCTGGTGGCCGAGTCCGAGCGGCTGGGCCTGATCAGCGCGACCGACTCGGAGCTGCTGACCCGCTCGCTGACCGAGCCGGAGACGCCGGTCGCGGCGCTGCGGATCCCGGCCGCGGAGCTCACCTGGGTCGAGGGCGGCACGGACGTCGAGGCGCTGCTGCGGCTGGCCACCGGCCTCGACCGCACCCGGTTGCTCGTCCGGGAGAACGGCACCGTCCTCGGCTCGGTCCACGCCCGTGACGCCCTGGTCGCCCGGGCCCGGGGGCGTGCGACGACCGCCCGCGAACTGGCCCGTCCGGTACCCGAGCTGACGGAGGCCACCACGGTCGCCGACGCGATCGAGGTGCTGCGCCGCCGCCGGTCCTCCCTGGCCGTGGTCCGTGACACCGCCGGCCGGCTCACCGGCCTGGTCACCCTGGACGACCTGCTGGCCCGGCTGATGCAGTCGGCCGCGGCGGCCTGA